A genome region from Triplophysa rosa linkage group LG24, Trosa_1v2, whole genome shotgun sequence includes the following:
- the st8sia1 gene encoding alpha-N-acetylneuraminide alpha-2,8-sialyltransferase: protein MMSLRCHRSKSVWATLAVLALCWLYIFPVDRIPSDKEMVDEILRQGQTWTRNQTGIDLYRKLLTECCDPKRMFVLSKENSPIGKVLWYDGELYHYHKVNNETYSFFIQDTPLQFPLKKCSVVGNGGVLKHSECGREIDQADFVMRCNLPPLSKEYTADVGTRTHLVTANPSIIEKSFQSLLWSRKSFVESMKAYGSSYIYMPAFSMKPGTEPSLRAYHALADTASDQTVVFANPDFLKNVGQFWKRHSVHGKRLSTGLFLVSLALGLCEEVTTYGFWPFSIGLDEQPVSHHYYDNILPSSGFHAMPEEFLQLWQLHKSGTLRMRVGHCAKLGEEQKREK, encoded by the exons ATGATGTCTTTAAGATGTCACAGGAGCAAGTCTGTATGGGCTACTCTGGCTGTGCTGGCGTTGTGCTGGCTCTACATCTTTCCAGTGGACAGGATACCCAGCGACAAGGAGATGGTGGATGAGATTCTGCGGCAGGGACAAACATGGACCCGAAACCAAACGGGAATAGATCTGTACAG GAAGCTGCTCACAGAATGCTGTGACCCAAAGAGGATGTTTGTTTTGAGTAAAGAGAATTCTCCAATTGGGAAGGTCTTATGGTACGACGGGGAACTTTACCATTACCACAAAGTCAACAATGAGACGTACTCATTCTTTATTCAG GATACACCATTGCAGTTTCCTCTAAAGAAGTGTTCGGTGGTGGGCAACGGCGGGGTCCTAAAACACAGCGAGTGTGGAAGAGAAATTGACCAGGCTGACTTTGTCATGAG GTGTAACCTTCCTCCTTTGTCCAAAGAGTACACTGCTGATGTAGGTACCAGAACACACCTGGTGACCGCTAATCCAAGCATCATTGAAAAGAG CTTTCAGAGCCTGCTTTGGTCCCGCAAATCCTTCGTAGAGAGCATGAAGGCGTACGGTTCCAGCTACATCTACATGCCAGCGTTCTCCATGAAGCCCGGTACTGAGCCCTCCCTCCGTGCGTACCACGCCCTCGCAGACACCGCCTCCGACCAGACAGTTGTCTTCGCCAACCCTGATTTCCTCAAAAACGTCGGCCAATTCTGGAAGCGCCACAGCGTCCACGGCAAACGCCTGTCCACGGGGCTGTTCCTGGTGAGCCTCGCGCTCGGCTTGTGCGAGGAGGTGACCACTTATGGTTTCTGGCCGTTTTCCATAGGGCTGGACGAGCAACCGGTCAGCCACCATTATTACGACAACATTCTGCCGTCCTCTGGATTTCACGCTATGCCTGAGGAATTCCTGCAGCTCTGGCAGTTGCACAAGAGCGGCACGCTGCGTATGCGCGTTGGCCATTGTGCAAAGTTGGGGGAGGAGCAGAAGAGGGAAAAATAG